A genomic region of Caloenas nicobarica isolate bCalNic1 chromosome 9, bCalNic1.hap1, whole genome shotgun sequence contains the following coding sequences:
- the KLHDC4 gene encoding kelch domain-containing protein 4 isoform X3, with translation MVACKRQLIIFGGFHESTRDYIYYNDVYAFNLDSFTWSKLAPSGIGPAPRSGCQMAATSEGSVIIYGGYSKQRIKKDVDKGTLHTDMFLLKAEGAGKEEDKWMWSRLNPSGVKPTPRSGFSMATGPNNRSLLFGGVHDEEKEETIEGDFFNDIYFYDIGKNRWFPGQLKGLKSEKKKRRRGRQAEAEGAGDEVEKQRPQGPVEIVKEVVAEDGTVMTIKQVISGPAAEKERSESEEEEEDGALGQQVEPCPRSNAMLAVKHGVLYVYGGMFEVGDRQFTLSDLYSIDLHKMEEWKVLVEMDPKAQEWLEESESDDENDDMEGAEGGEEEEESSEEESEDEGGAEQHPAVEPEEKHADYLSRTEQYWIRLARSNMGPDAKEKKVVKVAHAMAKTFYEDSV, from the exons ATGGTTGCTTGCAAAAGACAGCTGATCATCTTCGGAGGTTTCCACGAGAGCACAAG GGATTACATCTATTACAACGATGTGTACGCTTTCAACCTGGACTCTTTCACCTGGAGCAAGCTGGCGCCATCGGGGATCGGGCCTGCTCCAAGATCCGGCTGTCAAATGGCTGCTACTTCTGAGGGCAGCGTCATCATCTATGGGGGCTACTCCAAACAG agaaTTAAGAAGGATGTTGACAAAGGCACCCTGCATACAGATATGTTCCTGCTGAAGGCTGAAGGTGCAGGCAAGGAGGAAG ACAAGTGGATGTGGAGTCGGCTCAACCCATCTGGAGTGAAACCCACCCCCAGGTCTGGCTTCTCCATGGCGACTGGTCCCAATAACCGCTCCCTTCTGTTTGGAGGCGTCCACGatgaagagaaggaggagaccATTGAAGGGGACTTCTTCAACGATATTTATTTCTATGACATCGGGAAGAACCGCTGGTTTCCTGGGCAGCTAAAg GGACTGAAATCAGAGAAGAAGAAGCGGAGACGTGGCAGACAAGCTGaggcagagggtgctggagatGAGGTGGAGAAGCAACGTccacagggcccagtggagatAGTCAAAGAGGTGGTGGCAGAAGATGGGACTGTCATGACGATCAAGCAGGTGATCTCTGGgcctgcagcagagaaggagagGTCTGAgtcggaggaggaggaggaagatggagCCTTGGGCCAGCAAGTGGAGCCGTGCCCCCGTTCGAATGCCATGCTGGCGGTGAAGCACGGGGTTCTCTATGTGTACGGGGGAATGTTTGAGGTGGGCGATCGCCAGTTCACCCTCAGTGACCTCTACAGCATCGACCTACATAAGATGGAAGAATGGAAAGTGCTAGTGGAGATGGATCCAA AGGCACAAGAATGGCTGGAGGAGTCAGAGTCGGATGACGAGAATGATGATATGGAAGGTgcggagggaggggaagaggaagaggagagctcTGAAGAGGAGAGTGAAGATGAGGGAG GAGCGGAGCAACACCCGGCTGTTGAGCCTGAGGAGAAGCACGCGGACTATCTGTCCAGGACAGAGCAGTATTGGATCAGACTGGCCCGCAGCAACATGGGCCCGGACGCCAAGGAGAAGAAGGTGGTGAAAGTCGCACATGCCATGGCAAAGACTTTCTATGAAGATTCAGTTTAG